In Pleomorphomonas sp. T1.2MG-36, one genomic interval encodes:
- a CDS encoding BON domain-containing protein, with product MDYGDRRYGRGAGGYYGGSDRPFEREGGHAFDFARRDSGRSDIGGRVGDPSLGETDRFSDGEGYGSRFGSGPDPRYGDRTGQDPSRSSPRGGWPQRDNWISRYVATDARSGEQGSSGQSGSFRGKGPKGYVRSDERIRDDVSDRLSDEDRLDASDITVEVSGGEVTLSGYVDSRLAKRMAEDCAEQCAGVGHIQNNLRVRSAVDSGANPTGSATEQFGDKPKTTDV from the coding sequence TTGGATTATGGCGACCGGCGATATGGCCGCGGCGCAGGCGGCTACTACGGTGGCTCCGATCGGCCCTTCGAACGGGAGGGAGGCCACGCCTTCGACTTTGCCCGGCGCGATTCCGGCCGGTCCGATATTGGCGGGCGGGTTGGAGATCCGTCTCTCGGCGAGACGGACCGCTTCTCCGACGGCGAGGGATATGGCTCGCGTTTCGGCAGCGGCCCTGATCCGCGCTACGGCGACCGGACCGGCCAGGATCCCTCGCGCAGCTCGCCGCGAGGGGGCTGGCCGCAGAGAGACAACTGGATCAGCCGCTACGTGGCCACCGACGCCCGATCCGGCGAACAGGGTTCGTCGGGACAATCGGGGTCGTTCCGCGGCAAGGGGCCGAAGGGGTATGTGCGTTCAGACGAGAGGATCCGGGATGACGTCAGCGACCGGCTGAGCGATGAGGATCGCCTGGACGCTTCGGACATCACCGTCGAAGTCTCGGGAGGGGAAGTCACCCTTTCCGGCTATGTCGACTCACGGCTGGCCAAGCGAATGGCCGAGGATTGCGCCGAACAGTGCGCTGGCGTCGGCCATATCCAGAACAATCTTCGTGTGCGTTCGGCCGTCGATTCAGGTGCGAACCCAACCGGCTCGGCAACCGAACAATTCGGCGATAAGCCAAAGAC
- a CDS encoding SDR family oxidoreductase has product MSSETPSGAPRYPDYPKPPFPKQTQQLPGSFRLLEPAPDHGEESWRGAGRLEGMVALITGGDSGIGRAVAIAYAREGADVALSFLEEREDATDTARLVTDCGRRCLQLPGDIADPAHCRDIVKRVVDEFGRIDILVNNAAHQDTFDSLEEIPDEEWQRTFAVNIHAMFYLAKAAVPHMQPGASIINTASINADSPSPSLLAYATTKGAIQNYTGGLAQLLAEKGIRVNCVAPGPVWTPLIPASMSAEKTSQFGANYPMKRPAQPVELASAYVMLAEPMSSYVSGATIAVTGGKPLI; this is encoded by the coding sequence ATGAGCAGCGAGACCCCATCGGGCGCGCCCCGCTATCCGGACTACCCGAAACCGCCCTTCCCCAAGCAGACCCAGCAGCTTCCGGGCAGCTTCAGGCTTCTTGAGCCGGCACCCGACCATGGCGAGGAGAGCTGGCGCGGCGCCGGCCGGCTGGAAGGCATGGTCGCCCTGATCACCGGCGGCGACAGCGGCATCGGCCGTGCCGTTGCCATCGCCTATGCCCGCGAGGGCGCCGACGTCGCGCTTTCCTTTCTGGAGGAGCGTGAAGACGCCACCGACACCGCGCGCCTCGTGACCGACTGCGGGCGCCGCTGCCTGCAGCTGCCGGGCGACATCGCCGATCCAGCCCACTGCCGCGACATCGTCAAGCGGGTGGTCGACGAGTTCGGCCGCATCGACATCCTCGTCAACAACGCCGCCCACCAGGACACATTCGACAGCCTGGAGGAGATTCCCGACGAGGAATGGCAGCGGACGTTCGCCGTGAACATCCATGCCATGTTCTACCTGGCCAAGGCGGCCGTGCCGCACATGCAGCCGGGCGCATCGATCATCAACACCGCCTCGATCAATGCCGATAGCCCGAGCCCCAGCCTGCTCGCCTATGCCACCACGAAGGGGGCGATCCAGAACTACACCGGCGGCCTCGCGCAACTTCTCGCCGAGAAGGGCATTCGCGTGAACTGCGTCGCGCCCGGGCCGGTTTGGACACCGCTCATTCCGGCCAGCATGTCGGCGGAGAAGACCTCGCAGTTCGGCGCCAACTATCCCATGAAGCGGCCGGCGCAGCCGGTGGAGCTCGCGTCGGCCTACGTGATGCTGGCCGAACCCATGTCGAGCTATGTATCGGGTGCCACCATCGCGGTGACCGGCGGCAAGCCGCTGATCTAA